From Microthrixaceae bacterium, a single genomic window includes:
- the pyrR gene encoding bifunctional pyr operon transcriptional regulator/uracil phosphoribosyltransferase PyrR, with protein MAERERRQAPPYGGVFRARTRVMERADLQRAIWRMAHEVVEANHGALDVALIGLQTGGVPIAAALADALVSITDEPVDIGSLDVAFYRDDIGLRPVLPEAVTEIPWNLDGRVVILCDDVLFTGRTIRAALNALADYGRPRAVQLAVMVDRGHRELPIRPDYVGKNLPTRRDEVVDVHADGVDLGEMLR; from the coding sequence ATGGCCGAACGAGAGAGAAGACAGGCTCCTCCCTACGGTGGGGTGTTCCGGGCCCGAACCCGCGTGATGGAACGTGCCGACCTGCAGCGGGCCATATGGCGGATGGCTCACGAGGTGGTGGAAGCCAACCACGGTGCCCTGGATGTGGCGCTGATCGGGCTCCAGACCGGCGGCGTACCGATCGCCGCTGCCCTCGCTGATGCACTGGTGTCGATCACCGATGAACCGGTCGACATCGGCAGCCTGGATGTGGCGTTCTACCGCGACGACATTGGGCTGCGCCCGGTCCTACCCGAAGCGGTGACCGAGATCCCCTGGAACCTCGATGGTCGGGTCGTGATCTTGTGTGACGACGTGCTGTTCACCGGTCGAACGATTCGTGCCGCCCTGAACGCTTTGGCCGACTACGGCCGGCCCCGGGCGGTGCAGCTCGCGGTGATGGTCGATCGAGGTCACCGGGAACTACCGATCAGACCCGATTACGTCGGTAAGAACCTGCCGACGCGGCGCGACGAAGTGGTGGATGTTCACGCGGACGGCGTCGACCTGGGGGAGATGTTGCGATGA